From Aerosticca soli, a single genomic window includes:
- a CDS encoding non-oxidative hydroxyarylic acid decarboxylases subunit D: MNATCPRCRKQDAAAVHQGREDGVVVWTVYHCPRCAFTWRDSEPAETIDPALRDPDFAVDPDHPEQYRYNIPPAKRHG, encoded by the coding sequence ATGAACGCCACCTGCCCCCGTTGCCGCAAACAGGACGCCGCCGCGGTTCACCAGGGCCGCGAGGACGGCGTCGTCGTTTGGACGGTCTACCACTGCCCGCGTTGCGCCTTTACCTGGCGCGACAGCGAGCCTGCCGAGACCATCGATCCGGCGCTGCGCGATCCGGACTTCGCCGTCGATCCGGACCATCCCGAGCAGTACCGCTACAACATCCCGCCCGCCAAGCGCCATGGCTGA
- a CDS encoding aldehyde dehydrogenase family protein, whose product MPQAAHAQTAVPTVDCFIGGRWAPAADGRYFDDRNPEDDALYARAAHGAAVDVDRAVRAAQQAFDGYRHTLAREREAWLIKAAERLEAEAQAFIDILIDEVGSPLAKARFEVAMAVGYLRAAAGAARRTSGQTLPSDVPGRLSLSLRQPLGVVAAITPFNVPLIKSIKLTAVPLATGNAVVLLPSEEAPMLAARVARLYHEAGLPPGVVNLVTGFGHEIGDALTGHPLVRLVNFTGSSRVGKHIAAIAGAQMKRVTLELGGKNPLVVLADADLDAAVHGAVMGMFLYQGQVCMASSRILVERPLYAAFLERFQAAAEALPMGDLRRPETVIGPLISPRQRERVRAHIEDALGKGATLVTGGGWNGHRCQPTVLAGVRPEMTCYAEETFGPVAAVYPVDGFEQALAQANDSRYGLSAAIYTRDLDRALAFAAQAHAGMVHVNAPTLHDEPHVPFGGVGDSGFGREGTEVDIDTCTEWKWVTIQTGGTA is encoded by the coding sequence ATGCCGCAAGCCGCACATGCCCAAACCGCCGTCCCCACCGTGGACTGCTTCATCGGCGGCCGCTGGGCGCCCGCCGCCGATGGCCGCTATTTCGACGACCGCAATCCCGAGGACGATGCGCTCTATGCCAGGGCCGCACACGGCGCTGCCGTCGACGTGGACCGGGCCGTGCGTGCAGCGCAGCAGGCATTCGACGGCTATCGACACACCCTCGCGCGCGAACGCGAGGCCTGGCTGATCAAGGCCGCCGAGCGCCTTGAGGCCGAGGCGCAGGCGTTCATCGACATCCTGATCGACGAGGTCGGCTCGCCGCTGGCCAAGGCGCGTTTCGAGGTGGCGATGGCGGTCGGCTATCTGCGCGCCGCCGCCGGCGCGGCGCGACGCACGAGCGGCCAGACGTTGCCTTCGGACGTGCCGGGGCGGCTTTCGTTGTCGCTGCGCCAGCCGTTGGGCGTGGTCGCCGCGATCACGCCTTTCAACGTGCCGTTGATCAAGAGCATCAAGCTCACCGCGGTGCCGCTGGCCACTGGCAACGCCGTAGTGCTGCTGCCTTCGGAGGAAGCGCCGATGCTGGCCGCGCGGGTCGCCCGGCTCTACCACGAGGCGGGCCTGCCGCCCGGCGTGGTCAATCTCGTGACCGGCTTCGGCCACGAGATCGGCGATGCGCTGACCGGCCATCCGCTGGTGCGGCTGGTCAACTTCACCGGCTCGTCGCGGGTGGGCAAGCACATCGCCGCCATCGCCGGCGCGCAGATGAAACGGGTGACGCTGGAACTGGGCGGCAAGAATCCGCTCGTCGTGCTCGCCGATGCCGATCTCGACGCGGCCGTGCACGGCGCGGTGATGGGCATGTTCCTGTATCAGGGCCAGGTATGCATGGCCTCCAGCCGCATCCTGGTCGAACGCCCGCTGTACGCGGCCTTCCTGGAGCGCTTCCAGGCGGCCGCGGAGGCACTGCCGATGGGTGACCTGCGCCGGCCGGAAACGGTGATTGGCCCGCTGATCTCGCCGCGCCAGCGCGAACGCGTGCGCGCCCACATCGAGGATGCGCTCGGCAAGGGCGCCACGCTGGTCACCGGCGGCGGCTGGAACGGCCATCGCTGCCAGCCGACCGTGCTCGCCGGCGTACGGCCGGAAATGACCTGCTACGCCGAGGAGACCTTCGGTCCGGTGGCGGCGGTCTACCCCGTCGACGGTTTCGAGCAGGCACTCGCCCAGGCCAACGACAGCCGCTACGGCCTGAGCGCCGCGATCTACACCCGCGACCTCGACCGCGCACTGGCCTTCGCCGCGCAGGCCCATGCCGGCATGGTGCACGTCAACGCGCCCACCCTGCACGACGAGCCGCACGTGCCGTTCGGCGGCGTCGGCGATTCGGGTTTCGGTCGCGAAGGCACCGAGGTCGACATCGACACCTGCACCGAATGGAAGTGGGTCACCATCCAGACCGGAGGCACGGCATGA
- a CDS encoding UbiX family flavin prenyltransferase, protein MLNAHPQPGSVPKRLVVAITGASGACYGTRLLAAMRGQAGWETHLVTSRAGYINLATELGLDRRQLGALADVVHDERDVGAAIASGSFRTEGMVIAPCSARTLACVASGTGDNLIARAADVVLKERRRLVLLVRETPLHLGHLRNMLAATEMGAICMPPVPAFYAQPATLTEMVDHTIGRVLDLFGIDAGLAYRWAGTRESSSGRTPA, encoded by the coding sequence ATGCTGAACGCGCATCCGCAACCGGGCAGCGTGCCAAAGCGGCTGGTGGTCGCCATCACCGGCGCCTCGGGTGCGTGCTACGGCACCCGGCTGCTGGCCGCCATGCGCGGTCAGGCGGGCTGGGAAACGCACCTGGTGACCAGCCGCGCGGGCTACATCAATCTCGCCACCGAGCTCGGCCTAGATCGCCGCCAGCTGGGCGCGCTGGCCGACGTGGTGCACGACGAGCGCGATGTCGGCGCGGCCATCGCCAGCGGCTCGTTCCGCACCGAGGGGATGGTGATCGCCCCGTGCTCGGCGCGCACGCTGGCCTGCGTGGCCAGCGGCACCGGCGACAACCTCATCGCCCGCGCCGCCGACGTGGTGCTCAAGGAACGGCGCCGACTGGTACTGCTGGTGCGCGAGACACCGCTGCATCTCGGGCATTTGCGCAACATGCTCGCCGCCACCGAGATGGGTGCCATCTGCATGCCGCCAGTGCCGGCGTTCTATGCGCAGCCGGCCACGCTCACCGAGATGGTCGACCACACCATCGGCCGCGTACTCGACTTGTTCGGCATCGACGCCGGCCTCGCCTACCGCTGGGCCGGCACGCGCGAGTCTTCGTCGGGAAGAACGCCCGCATGA
- a CDS encoding FAD-binding oxidoreductase — MAQSATAANAPPVAPVNGDDALARAWSLRYRHLLGSHRLARVVRPDSTGALGDILAQARQEGVTLWNSCGLPGPVTRDVWLIDFAHMNRIVDIDAANATALVEPGVSHAQLAAELGTRKLPFLVDAGRDPRASVAGDILARRYGYTPYGDRALMQCGLEVMLADGLLVRTGMGAMSKSNMFQLFKWGFGPVNDGLFMQSRLGIVTKVGLWLMPAAPRCLPFMASLRDEAALEAAMDILRPLSINRILPHPVAVASKAWEAAYVPGDADEADLGDWNVFGALYGLPDDVDLLWGMVQAQLGAVPGAHLRLIDDVAMGHPPLAARAHMMRGEVSADAMPPMAGEKLEIAAVGGIHGDDARAMAALARRMLDAAGLPPRIEFQLCWRALLAKVELPWQDAASLERARTTAGDILAAWAQAGYAPSHTDDGVLEPARARLAGTGQAHVHALLAAALDPSGVLSGTPA, encoded by the coding sequence GTGGCCCAGTCCGCAACTGCCGCAAACGCACCGCCAGTCGCGCCGGTGAACGGCGACGATGCCCTCGCGCGAGCCTGGTCGCTGCGCTACCGGCACCTGCTCGGCAGCCACCGGCTGGCCCGCGTGGTACGTCCGGATTCCACCGGCGCGCTGGGCGACATCCTCGCCCAGGCCCGGCAGGAGGGCGTCACGCTGTGGAACAGCTGCGGCCTGCCCGGGCCGGTGACACGCGACGTCTGGCTGATCGACTTCGCACACATGAACCGCATCGTCGACATCGACGCGGCCAACGCCACCGCGCTGGTCGAACCGGGCGTGAGCCACGCGCAGTTGGCCGCCGAACTCGGCACGCGCAAGCTGCCGTTTCTTGTCGACGCCGGCCGCGATCCGCGCGCCTCGGTCGCCGGCGACATCCTGGCCCGTCGCTACGGCTACACGCCCTACGGCGACCGCGCGCTGATGCAGTGCGGCCTCGAGGTCATGCTCGCCGATGGCCTGCTGGTGCGCACCGGCATGGGCGCGATGAGCAAGAGCAATATGTTTCAGCTCTTCAAGTGGGGTTTCGGTCCGGTCAACGACGGCCTGTTCATGCAGTCGCGGCTGGGCATCGTCACCAAGGTCGGCCTGTGGCTGATGCCGGCCGCGCCACGTTGCCTGCCGTTCATGGCCAGCCTGCGCGACGAGGCCGCGCTGGAAGCGGCGATGGACATCCTGCGCCCTCTGTCCATCAACCGCATCCTGCCCCATCCGGTGGCCGTGGCCAGCAAGGCTTGGGAAGCCGCCTACGTGCCCGGCGACGCGGACGAGGCGGACCTGGGCGACTGGAACGTGTTCGGCGCGCTCTACGGTCTGCCGGACGACGTGGATCTGCTCTGGGGCATGGTGCAGGCGCAGCTGGGTGCCGTGCCTGGCGCGCACCTGCGCCTCATCGACGACGTCGCCATGGGGCATCCGCCACTCGCCGCGCGCGCACACATGATGCGCGGTGAGGTGTCCGCCGATGCGATGCCGCCGATGGCCGGCGAGAAGCTCGAGATCGCCGCGGTCGGCGGCATCCATGGCGACGATGCCCGCGCCATGGCGGCGCTGGCGCGCCGGATGCTGGATGCGGCCGGACTGCCGCCGCGGATCGAGTTCCAGCTCTGCTGGCGGGCGCTGCTGGCCAAGGTCGAACTGCCCTGGCAGGACGCCGCCTCGCTGGAGCGAGCGCGCACCACCGCCGGCGACATCCTCGCCGCCTGGGCCCAGGCCGGCTATGCGCCCAGCCATACCGACGACGGCGTGCTGGAGCCGGCGCGAGCCAGACTCGCCGGCACCGGTCAGGCCCATGTCCATGCGCTGCTCGCCGCCGCGCTCGATCCCAGCGGCGTCCTGAGTGGCACGCCCGCATGA
- a CDS encoding non-oxidative hydroxyarylic acid decarboxylases subunit C, with translation MDGKTALPPGASASPRIGGLRDFLDLLGKHGQCVRWPEPVLPEPDIRNITQAAGRDPLHGPAVLFEHVRGYPGLRVVNGVHGSFTNLALLLGKPKGTSVKELFYEMIGRWGCDRPQLEHVDPAQAPVCEVVVEHDINLYAHIPLYRTNAYDGGFYLAKAAVVSRDPNDPEHFGKQNVGIYRIQIHGPDTLTLLSVPSHDMGRHIMAAEEQGKPLRIAIMLGNHPAIAMLAGTPIPYDESEYAYASQLMGVPLRLTRSGNGVDILADSEFVIEAELLPNQRAFEGPFGEFPGSYSGVRRVPLFRVTRLTHRRAPIFENLYIGGKWTEHDTLIGLNTSAPIYAALKKEFPEVEAVNALYQHGLTAIVAVRNRFAGFAKSVAMRALGTPHGLMYLKNLIMVDADVDPFDLNEVMWALSTRTRANDIIVIPNTAMIIIDPAAEVPGKGHHLIIDATSFMPPDPMGSDAKLVRPPSGPLIDELARRLARLRQEANA, from the coding sequence ATGGACGGCAAGACTGCACTGCCACCAGGCGCCAGCGCCTCGCCACGCATCGGCGGCCTGCGCGATTTCCTTGACCTGCTCGGCAAGCACGGCCAGTGCGTACGCTGGCCCGAACCGGTGCTGCCGGAGCCGGACATCCGCAACATCACCCAGGCCGCCGGCCGTGACCCGCTACACGGCCCGGCGGTGCTGTTCGAACATGTGCGCGGCTATCCCGGCCTGCGCGTGGTCAACGGCGTGCATGGCAGCTTCACCAACCTTGCCCTGCTGCTCGGCAAGCCCAAGGGCACCTCGGTCAAGGAACTGTTCTACGAGATGATCGGCCGCTGGGGCTGCGACCGGCCGCAACTGGAACATGTCGACCCCGCGCAGGCGCCGGTGTGCGAGGTGGTGGTCGAACACGACATCAACCTCTACGCGCATATTCCGCTTTATCGCACCAATGCCTACGACGGCGGCTTCTACCTGGCCAAGGCCGCGGTAGTCAGTCGCGACCCGAACGATCCGGAACACTTCGGCAAGCAGAACGTCGGCATCTACCGCATCCAGATCCACGGGCCGGACACGCTGACCCTGCTCTCGGTGCCCTCGCACGACATGGGCCGCCACATCATGGCCGCGGAGGAACAGGGCAAGCCGCTGCGCATCGCGATCATGCTCGGCAACCACCCGGCCATCGCCATGCTGGCCGGCACGCCGATTCCCTACGACGAATCCGAATACGCCTACGCCTCGCAGCTGATGGGCGTACCGCTGCGGCTCACCCGCTCGGGCAACGGCGTGGACATCCTGGCCGACAGCGAATTCGTGATCGAAGCCGAGCTGCTGCCCAACCAGCGCGCCTTCGAAGGACCATTCGGCGAATTCCCGGGCAGCTATTCGGGCGTCCGCCGCGTGCCGCTGTTCCGGGTGACCCGGCTCACCCACCGCCGCGCACCGATCTTCGAGAATCTCTACATCGGCGGCAAATGGACCGAACACGACACCCTGATCGGGCTCAACACCTCCGCGCCGATCTACGCCGCGCTCAAGAAGGAGTTTCCCGAGGTCGAGGCGGTCAATGCGCTGTATCAGCACGGCCTGACGGCCATCGTCGCCGTGCGTAACCGCTTTGCCGGCTTCGCCAAGTCGGTGGCGATGCGCGCGCTCGGCACGCCACACGGACTCATGTACCTCAAGAACCTGATCATGGTCGACGCCGACGTCGACCCGTTCGACCTCAACGAGGTGATGTGGGCGCTGTCCACCCGCACCCGCGCCAACGACATCATCGTCATTCCCAACACCGCGATGATCATCATCGACCCGGCCGCCGAGGTGCCCGGCAAGGGCCATCACCTCATCATCGACGCCACCAGTTTCATGCCGCCCGACCCGATGGGCAGCGACGCCAAGCTGGTCCGCCCGCCGAGCGGCCCGCTGATCGACGAGCTCGCCCGACGCCTGGCCCGCCTGCGCCAGGAGGCCAACGCATGA
- a CDS encoding c-type cytochrome codes for MNAVRILLGGLIFFAAAAEAAAADPHHGEALFAYRCAPCHAAGPGHPGTMGLERRYDAHDAVLAQRGEVPAAYVEVVVRHGLRLMPPFRPSELDDRDLADIAAYLARPKSAIH; via the coding sequence ATGAATGCCGTCCGCATCCTGCTTGGCGGCTTGATCTTCTTCGCCGCCGCTGCCGAGGCGGCCGCCGCCGACCCGCATCATGGCGAAGCGCTGTTCGCCTACCGCTGCGCGCCCTGCCACGCCGCAGGTCCCGGGCATCCGGGCACGATGGGCCTCGAACGCCGCTACGACGCGCACGACGCCGTGCTCGCGCAGCGCGGCGAAGTGCCGGCCGCGTACGTCGAGGTGGTGGTGCGGCACGGGCTGCGCCTGATGCCGCCGTTCCGCCCGAGTGAGCTCGACGATCGCGACCTCGCCGACATCGCCGCCTATCTGGCCAGGCCAAAGTCGGCCATCCACTGA